The following are encoded in a window of Providencia rettgeri genomic DNA:
- the dppC gene encoding dipeptide ABC transporter permease DppC — translation MSQSTEPTVVSAPQPMTPLQEFWHYFKRNKGAVVGMFYIALMILIAIFAGVLAPHAPDEQFRDFLLAPPVWQEGGTWQFILGTDDVGRDLLSRLMYGARLSLLVGCLVVVLSLIMGVTIGVIAGYFGGVVDALIMRIVDIMLALPSLLLALVLVAIFGPSIVNASIALTFVALPHYIRLTRAAVLVEVNRDYVTASRVAGAGAIRQMFVNILPNCLAPLIVQASLGFSNAILDMAALGFLGMGAQPPTPEWGTMLSDVLQFAQSAWWVVTFPGLAILLTVLAFNLMGDGLRDAFDPKLKQ, via the coding sequence ATGTCTCAATCTACTGAGCCAACCGTTGTCAGCGCCCCGCAGCCGATGACACCATTACAAGAGTTTTGGCACTATTTTAAACGTAACAAAGGGGCGGTTGTTGGGATGTTTTATATCGCCCTGATGATACTCATTGCGATTTTTGCAGGGGTGCTTGCGCCTCATGCCCCAGATGAACAATTCCGTGATTTCTTACTTGCGCCACCTGTTTGGCAAGAGGGCGGAACGTGGCAATTTATTTTAGGCACCGATGACGTTGGGCGCGATTTATTATCACGCTTGATGTATGGCGCCCGTTTATCACTATTAGTTGGTTGCCTTGTGGTCGTGCTTTCACTGATCATGGGGGTAACTATTGGGGTGATAGCGGGTTATTTTGGTGGTGTCGTTGATGCGTTAATTATGCGTATTGTCGATATCATGTTGGCGTTGCCAAGTCTCCTATTAGCGTTAGTGTTGGTGGCTATCTTTGGTCCCTCTATCGTTAATGCCTCTATTGCACTGACGTTCGTGGCATTACCTCACTATATCCGTTTAACTCGAGCAGCTGTTTTGGTCGAAGTTAATCGCGACTATGTGACCGCTTCTCGCGTTGCTGGTGCGGGAGCTATTCGCCAAATGTTTGTTAATATTTTACCTAACTGCCTTGCCCCTTTGATTGTGCAGGCATCGTTAGGCTTCTCGAATGCTATTTTAGATATGGCTGCTTTGGGTTTCCTTGGTATGGGGGCTCAGCCACCAACACCAGAGTGGGGAACGATGCTATCGGACGTGTTGCAGTTTGCACAGAGCGCGTGGTGGGTCGTGACGTTCCCAGGATTAGCCATTTTATTAACGGTATTAGCGTTTAACCTGATGGGCGATGGTTTGCGTGATGCGTTTGATCCAAAACTCAAGCAGTGA
- a CDS encoding NAD(P)H-dependent flavin oxidoreductase — protein sequence MNNSNAFLQRLGLRYPIIQAPMAVVSTPALVAAVSEAGGMGSLALGASSVEQARQLILQTQALTDSAFNVNVFCHLTPKRDQVKEQAWIDYLSPQFSQFNTPPPEQLEEIYLSFLDNPDMLALFLELRPPVVSFHFNVPSVEVIHQLKARGIYTMATATNLQEAKAIEKADIDAIVAQGIEAGGHRGIFDMQATDDQLTTQELVTLLAQHTTLPIIAAGGIMDGHDIKAALHHGAAAAQLGTAFLLCPESATNKSYRAKLKQQTTDSTALTMAISGRPARGIINAFISIGTQYDPNKLPDYPIAYDVGKQLNAAATQSGCDAFAAHWAGQNVAKVREMPAAELVETLAKELKQ from the coding sequence ATGAATAACTCAAATGCATTTCTACAGCGGTTAGGCTTACGCTATCCGATCATTCAAGCACCGATGGCAGTTGTTTCAACACCAGCATTGGTTGCTGCGGTTTCAGAGGCAGGTGGCATGGGATCATTAGCGCTAGGAGCCAGTTCTGTTGAACAAGCTCGTCAATTGATTCTACAAACGCAGGCTCTAACGGATAGCGCTTTCAATGTGAATGTGTTTTGCCATTTAACACCCAAACGCGATCAGGTAAAGGAACAAGCCTGGATTGATTATTTATCACCTCAGTTTTCTCAATTTAATACCCCGCCGCCTGAACAATTGGAGGAAATTTATCTCTCTTTTCTTGATAACCCTGACATGCTGGCACTGTTTCTTGAACTGAGACCTCCTGTGGTTAGTTTTCACTTTAATGTGCCCTCGGTTGAGGTTATTCATCAACTTAAAGCACGGGGGATTTACACCATGGCTACGGCAACTAATTTGCAAGAAGCCAAAGCGATTGAAAAAGCAGATATTGATGCCATTGTTGCTCAAGGGATTGAGGCGGGGGGGCACCGTGGAATATTTGATATGCAAGCGACTGATGATCAGTTAACCACACAAGAGTTAGTGACGTTACTGGCACAGCATACCACCCTTCCTATTATTGCAGCAGGGGGGATTATGGATGGGCATGATATTAAAGCTGCTTTGCATCATGGTGCAGCAGCGGCACAGCTTGGTACGGCATTTTTGTTATGCCCAGAATCTGCGACGAATAAGAGCTATCGCGCCAAATTAAAACAACAAACTACTGATAGCACAGCGTTAACGATGGCAATTTCAGGGCGTCCAGCTCGCGGGATCATAAATGCATTTATATCCATAGGAACACAATATGATCCGAATAAATTACCCGATTACCCAATTGCTTATGATGTCGGTAAGCAGCTTAATGCCGCTGCGACTCAATCAGGTTGTGACGCTTTTGCGGCTCATTGGGCAGGGCAAAATGTGGCGAAAGTGCGAGAAATGCCAGCGGCTGAACTTGTCGAAACACTCGCTAAAGAATTAAAACAGTAA
- the yhjD gene encoding inner membrane protein YhjD — protein MSNMQEEQQKETNKLKATLTKSLDGSKKALTFSMRVVNFITAIPFIAHLIRTAQRFTDRMGNQFGAAITYFSFLSLIPVLMFSFAAAGFVLASNPELLEKLVRGISANITDPTLANTLERTIDTAIRQRTTVGLTGLALAVYSGVNWVNNLRLAILAQSRPVWERNEDEQENIFFRYIRDFFALIGLLIALIVTITLTSVAGSAQATIVNTLGLDGIEWLKPAWTLIGLGISIAANFLLFLWIFWILPRMQHRRRSLFKGTLLAAIGFEIIKSVMTWILPNLASSPSGAAFGSVLGLMAFFYFFARLTLFCAAWIATDEPKNAQQAATL, from the coding sequence ATGTCGAATATGCAGGAAGAACAGCAAAAAGAAACCAATAAACTGAAAGCGACACTGACTAAAAGCCTTGATGGCAGTAAAAAAGCCCTCACTTTCTCAATGCGTGTGGTGAATTTTATTACAGCGATCCCTTTTATTGCTCACTTAATCCGCACTGCACAACGTTTTACGGATCGTATGGGTAACCAGTTTGGTGCCGCCATTACCTATTTTTCTTTTCTCTCGCTGATCCCAGTATTGATGTTTTCCTTTGCTGCCGCGGGTTTCGTGTTAGCCAGCAACCCTGAGCTACTGGAAAAACTGGTACGCGGGATCTCTGCCAATATCACTGATCCTACCCTTGCCAATACATTAGAACGCACCATTGATACCGCAATTCGCCAGCGGACAACCGTCGGTTTAACCGGTTTAGCACTTGCGGTCTATTCCGGGGTTAACTGGGTAAATAACTTACGGTTAGCCATTTTGGCGCAATCAAGGCCAGTGTGGGAGCGAAACGAAGACGAACAAGAAAATATCTTTTTCCGTTATATTCGTGATTTTTTTGCCTTAATTGGCTTATTAATTGCGTTGATTGTGACTATTACTCTGACCTCCGTTGCAGGCTCAGCCCAAGCCACCATCGTCAACACATTAGGTTTAGACGGTATTGAGTGGCTAAAGCCTGCATGGACATTAATCGGTTTGGGAATTTCCATTGCAGCAAATTTCCTCTTGTTTTTATGGATATTTTGGATCCTGCCACGTATGCAGCACCGCCGCCGCTCACTGTTCAAAGGCACATTATTAGCCGCGATTGGCTTTGAAATCATTAAATCGGTGATGACATGGATTTTACCTAACTTGGCCTCATCCCCCTCAGGCGCAGCATTTGGTTCTGTGCTTGGCCTCATGGCATTCTTCTACTTCTTTGCTCGCTTAACCCTATTTTGTGCAGCGTGGATTGCAACGGATGAGCCTAAAAATGCACAACAAGCAGCCACACTCTAG
- a CDS encoding M16 family metallopeptidase, translating to MQGLKVRYIISVVLLSVVQFARAEPLQPDPAWQQGKLENGFSWQLLQTPQRPNDRIQLRLAIKTGSLSEKASEKGYSYLIPKMALLHQTEAFSSGALQEFWRQATDPDMPIPPAVVSYDYTIYSLSLPNNRPDLIKQALSWLSTSVAGATYTETALHNGLEAQKVPVATLPLNANDPVWRARLKGSAMMGYDPGQKPNGNVDLASVNDFYQKWYTPDVMTLYVAGHVDSRMLSDAISQTFSGLQGKRSEPVSVAVLSTVKPQSIDILQDQSAQDTLSLIWDIDWLPINDSNVLLRYWASDLAREAVYRTLQKSFSQKFNQDEVVPGLDCRVQYQKATCTLTVSAAPEKMAAVTDLVVNELAAINQNGIAPELFDEMIKEKQVQLSQLFAAYARTSTDVLISQRLISQQNGVVDIAPEQYQRLRQAFLAGQSLDQVNMETRRLLSQEAAFVLAQPKDKQTMDAEQIRQKFNKVLWPQVPANPEQTEAVPETPVPAAQ from the coding sequence ATGCAGGGCTTGAAAGTTCGGTATATTATCAGTGTTGTATTACTGTCAGTGGTGCAATTTGCACGAGCTGAACCGTTGCAACCCGATCCAGCATGGCAGCAAGGAAAGCTAGAAAATGGCTTTAGCTGGCAATTACTACAAACACCACAGCGCCCGAATGACCGCATTCAGCTCAGGTTAGCCATTAAAACAGGTTCATTATCCGAAAAAGCGAGTGAAAAAGGCTATAGCTATTTAATCCCTAAAATGGCGCTGCTTCATCAAACAGAAGCGTTTTCAAGCGGGGCATTACAAGAATTTTGGCGTCAGGCGACAGATCCCGATATGCCAATTCCACCTGCCGTGGTGTCTTATGATTACACAATTTACAGCTTAAGTTTACCGAACAACCGCCCTGATTTAATTAAACAGGCGCTCAGTTGGCTTTCTACGTCAGTTGCTGGTGCAACTTATACAGAAACAGCACTTCATAATGGGTTAGAGGCTCAAAAGGTTCCTGTTGCAACGCTGCCATTAAATGCCAATGATCCTGTTTGGCGCGCGCGTTTAAAGGGATCTGCGATGATGGGCTATGATCCAGGTCAGAAACCAAATGGGAATGTTGACCTTGCCAGCGTCAATGATTTTTACCAAAAATGGTATACCCCAGATGTGATGACACTGTATGTGGCGGGGCATGTGGATTCACGGATGCTATCCGATGCAATTTCGCAAACCTTCTCTGGCTTGCAAGGAAAACGTTCAGAGCCTGTTTCTGTGGCCGTATTATCAACGGTTAAACCACAGTCTATTGATATTCTACAAGATCAGTCAGCACAAGATACGCTGTCTTTAATTTGGGATATTGATTGGTTACCCATAAATGATTCAAACGTTTTATTACGTTACTGGGCGAGTGATTTAGCTCGTGAAGCGGTTTACCGCACTTTGCAAAAATCATTTAGCCAAAAATTTAATCAAGATGAAGTCGTTCCTGGTTTAGATTGCCGAGTACAATATCAAAAAGCCACATGTACGCTGACTGTCAGCGCTGCGCCAGAAAAAATGGCCGCAGTTACTGATCTGGTGGTGAACGAATTGGCAGCCATTAATCAAAACGGGATTGCGCCTGAACTGTTTGATGAGATGATCAAAGAGAAGCAGGTTCAGTTGTCCCAATTGTTTGCAGCTTATGCCCGTACCAGTACCGATGTGCTGATTAGCCAACGCTTGATTTCTCAGCAAAATGGTGTGGTAGATATTGCACCCGAGCAATACCAACGTTTAAGGCAGGCCTTTTTAGCGGGGCAAAGTCTTGATCAGGTTAATATGGAAACACGTCGCTTATTATCGCAAGAGGCTGCTTTTGTTTTAGCGCAGCCAAAAGATAAACAGACCATGGATGCAGAGCAAATTCGTCAGAAATTCAATAAAGTACTCTGGCCGCAAGTCCCTGCAAACCCTGAACAAACTGAGGCAGTGCCGGAAACGCCAGTACCCGCGGCTCAGTGA
- the dppF gene encoding dipeptide ABC transporter ATP-binding subunit DppF, whose amino-acid sequence MSDKHATPLLKAVDLKKYYSVKKGIFGAEKTLKALDGVSFELERGKTLAVVGESGCGKSTLGRLLTMIEQPSEGELYYQDQNLLVKDKSAEKLRRQKIQIVFQNPYGSLNPRKKVGQILEEPLLINTSLSKEERKEKVLSMMAKVGLKTEHYSRYPHMFSGGQRQRIAIARGLMLDPDIVVADEPVSALDVSVRAQVLNLMMDLQQDLGLSYVFISHDLSVVEHIADEVMVMYLGRCVEKGTKEQIFNNPRHPYTQALLSATPRLNPDSRRERIKLTGELPSPLNPPPGCAFAARCRRAFGQCTQFQPTLKEYDQQLVACFAVDEDEKQTVAVS is encoded by the coding sequence ATGAGTGACAAACATGCGACACCACTACTAAAAGCAGTGGACTTGAAAAAGTATTATTCCGTTAAAAAAGGCATTTTTGGTGCCGAAAAGACGCTAAAAGCACTTGATGGTGTTTCATTTGAGCTTGAAAGAGGTAAAACGTTAGCGGTTGTTGGTGAGTCTGGTTGTGGGAAATCCACATTAGGTCGCTTGTTGACGATGATAGAACAACCCTCTGAAGGTGAGCTGTATTATCAAGACCAAAATCTGTTAGTTAAAGATAAATCGGCAGAAAAATTACGTCGTCAAAAAATTCAAATCGTTTTCCAAAACCCGTATGGTTCTTTGAACCCCCGTAAAAAAGTGGGGCAAATTTTGGAAGAGCCATTGTTGATTAATACCTCGCTTTCGAAAGAGGAGCGAAAAGAAAAAGTATTATCGATGATGGCAAAAGTGGGTTTGAAAACAGAACATTATAGCCGTTATCCACACATGTTTTCAGGTGGACAGCGTCAACGTATTGCCATTGCTCGTGGCTTGATGCTTGATCCTGATATTGTGGTTGCGGATGAGCCAGTATCTGCACTGGATGTGTCTGTGCGTGCACAAGTTTTAAACCTGATGATGGATTTACAACAGGATTTAGGTTTGTCTTATGTGTTTATTTCCCATGACTTATCAGTGGTAGAGCACATTGCCGATGAGGTCATGGTGATGTATTTAGGACGTTGCGTTGAAAAAGGGACTAAAGAGCAGATTTTTAACAATCCACGACATCCTTATACACAAGCGTTACTCTCGGCAACACCAAGATTGAATCCTGATTCGCGCCGTGAACGGATTAAATTAACCGGGGAATTACCGAGTCCGTTAAATCCACCTCCAGGCTGTGCTTTTGCGGCGCGTTGCCGTCGGGCATTTGGGCAATGTACACAATTTCAGCCGACACTGAAAGAGTATGACCAACAACTTGTCGCGTGTTTTGCTGTCGATGAAGACGAAAAACAAACAGTGGCAGTAAGTTAA
- the dppB gene encoding dipeptide ABC transporter permease DppB, with translation MLQFILRRLGLVIPTFIGITLLTFAFVHMIPGDPVMIMAGERGLSPERHAYLMAELGLDQPLWKQYLHYINGIFHGDLGISLKSRIGVWEEFVPRFLATVELATCAMIFAISVGIPVGVLAAVKRGSIFDHTAIGLSLTGYSMPIFWWGIMLIMLVSVQLDLTPVAGRVSDTVFLDDSQPLTGFMLIDTLIWGESGDFVDALEHLILPSIVLGTIPLAVIVRMTRSSMLEVLGEDYIRTARAKGLGRARIILIHALRNALLPVVTVIGLQVGVMLAGAILTETIFSWPGLGRWLIEGLQRRDYPVVQGGVLLVATLIIFVNLVVDVLYGIVNPRIRHKK, from the coding sequence ATGCTGCAATTTATCCTCCGACGATTGGGGCTTGTGATCCCCACGTTTATCGGTATTACATTACTCACATTTGCTTTTGTCCACATGATCCCTGGGGACCCAGTCATGATCATGGCGGGTGAAAGAGGGTTATCTCCCGAAAGACACGCCTATTTAATGGCTGAGTTAGGACTTGATCAGCCACTATGGAAACAATACCTGCATTATATTAATGGCATATTTCATGGGGATTTAGGGATTTCTCTAAAAAGTCGCATTGGTGTATGGGAAGAGTTTGTCCCACGCTTTTTAGCAACTGTTGAATTAGCCACTTGTGCCATGATTTTTGCGATTTCTGTCGGGATCCCTGTCGGGGTACTCGCCGCCGTTAAACGCGGATCGATTTTTGATCACACCGCAATAGGCCTTTCCTTAACAGGTTATTCAATGCCTATTTTCTGGTGGGGGATCATGCTTATCATGTTAGTGTCGGTACAACTAGACTTGACGCCTGTTGCAGGGCGGGTTAGCGACACTGTATTCCTTGATGATTCACAGCCACTCACTGGTTTTATGCTTATTGATACCTTGATTTGGGGTGAGAGTGGTGATTTTGTTGATGCATTAGAGCACCTTATTTTACCTTCTATTGTATTGGGAACTATTCCATTAGCCGTTATCGTGCGAATGACGCGTTCTTCAATGTTGGAAGTGTTGGGGGAAGACTATATCCGTACCGCGAGAGCGAAAGGCTTAGGGCGAGCACGAATTATCCTTATTCACGCTTTACGTAATGCGTTATTGCCAGTAGTCACGGTTATTGGCTTGCAAGTCGGGGTGATGTTAGCGGGCGCTATTTTAACTGAAACCATTTTCTCATGGCCGGGGTTAGGGCGCTGGTTAATCGAAGGGCTGCAACGTCGTGATTACCCTGTTGTACAAGGTGGCGTGCTGCTAGTGGCCACATTGATTATCTTTGTTAACTTAGTGGTCGACGTGCTGTATGGCATCGTAAACCCACGAATTCGTCATAAGAAATAA
- a CDS encoding LysR family transcriptional regulator — protein MNTESLKIFCTVAAELSITRAATRLGRVPSNITTRIQQLEADLGESLFIRQNKRLELSASGRQFLDYAKRLLALEEEARHVISGGLNGGQLRIGSMESTAACRLPLPLAQFHQQNPTTRLLLSTGSSLSLLDQVHTGKLDCAFVALPASLYEPDQLSQMGIKTEIIWQEELQLLLPEHDRHATNSTDIKTRSLAAFTQGCSYRNIAEQWLDIPANSGWSIQEMNSYHAMIACVSAGSCVALLPKYLIESMPISSLPLGRLPITTCDTLLIYRENYHVPAFSAFKACITPLRSRYDENTKMTVE, from the coding sequence ATGAATACTGAATCTCTGAAAATATTTTGCACTGTTGCTGCCGAACTCAGTATTACCCGAGCAGCAACACGCTTAGGTCGTGTGCCATCCAATATCACCACCCGTATCCAACAATTAGAGGCGGATTTGGGGGAGTCCCTTTTTATTCGTCAAAACAAACGTCTTGAGCTTTCAGCATCGGGCAGGCAATTTCTCGATTATGCAAAGCGGTTGTTAGCATTAGAAGAAGAGGCACGCCATGTGATAAGTGGTGGCCTAAATGGAGGGCAGCTACGTATTGGTAGCATGGAAAGTACGGCAGCCTGCCGGTTACCTTTACCTTTGGCACAATTTCATCAACAAAACCCAACGACCCGATTGTTATTATCTACGGGATCTTCTTTATCCCTGCTTGACCAAGTGCATACAGGGAAACTGGACTGCGCTTTTGTTGCCCTACCGGCTTCACTCTACGAGCCGGATCAATTATCACAAATGGGTATTAAAACAGAAATTATCTGGCAGGAAGAATTGCAATTGCTACTCCCTGAGCACGACCGACACGCTACCAATAGCACTGATATTAAAACGCGCTCACTCGCCGCATTTACTCAAGGGTGCAGCTATCGCAATATTGCCGAGCAATGGCTAGATATTCCAGCAAATAGTGGCTGGAGTATTCAAGAGATGAATTCTTACCATGCGATGATAGCTTGTGTCAGCGCAGGCAGTTGTGTGGCACTACTGCCTAAATACCTTATCGAATCAATGCCAATTTCATCATTACCATTAGGACGCCTCCCCATCACCACGTGTGACACGCTTCTGATTTACCGTGAAAATTACCATGTACCTGCATTTAGCGCATTTAAAGCGTGCATCACGCCACTAAGGAGTCGGTATGATGAAAACACTAAAATGACGGTCGAATAA
- a CDS encoding DUF1090 domain-containing protein has protein sequence MKKLLIITAISAAFFASSSATAAKGQNGCEIKKQRIEEQIKYAKQHGNQYRVNGLEQALDNVNRYCTPESLYRDSQKDVAEKMEKVQEREAELQEEKIKGNDRNKIEKRERKLAQAQEELKQAQAELQLYKDAL, from the coding sequence ATGAAAAAACTACTCATCATCACCGCCATATCAGCGGCTTTTTTTGCCAGTTCATCAGCAACCGCTGCCAAAGGTCAAAATGGCTGCGAAATAAAAAAACAACGCATTGAAGAACAAATTAAATACGCCAAACAACATGGCAACCAGTATCGCGTTAACGGTTTAGAGCAAGCATTAGATAATGTAAACCGGTATTGCACGCCAGAATCTTTATATCGTGATAGCCAAAAAGATGTCGCAGAAAAAATGGAAAAAGTCCAAGAGCGTGAGGCTGAATTACAAGAAGAAAAAATAAAGGGCAATGACCGTAACAAAATTGAAAAACGTGAACGCAAATTAGCACAAGCGCAAGAAGAGCTAAAACAAGCCCAAGCGGAATTACAGCTCTACAAAGACGCACTTTAG
- a CDS encoding HAMP domain-containing protein, whose amino-acid sequence MNTRVQRSLTLKSMVAFFAITLLSLALFLAIQFSYLLEQRKQDYLGQLSNAVVQIQKPLTDSLLSSDLNEAKRLLVSLKTSGIMGKAIVTVDDATVMNLSFATPKPIPEWAEYIVGIPVEMTVPLYAYGNVVLQAKPQGYLTLQVDSNRVYRFALNTLALMTTTYLLLVLIIAIAMTWCVSRMIVRPLRKIAIELQGNQPVNQVAVSSYHHDDELGLLAKGYNRQRKQQNSD is encoded by the coding sequence ATGAATACGCGAGTCCAACGCTCACTAACATTAAAAAGTATGGTTGCATTTTTTGCGATTACTTTACTTTCACTTGCGCTTTTTTTAGCTATACAATTCAGTTACTTACTAGAGCAGCGTAAGCAAGATTACTTAGGTCAGCTCAGTAACGCAGTTGTACAAATTCAAAAACCATTAACGGATTCTCTGCTAAGCTCAGATCTTAACGAAGCAAAAAGGTTGCTCGTGAGTTTAAAAACCTCGGGCATTATGGGAAAAGCGATAGTTACCGTTGATGACGCGACAGTGATGAATTTAAGTTTTGCGACGCCGAAACCGATACCGGAGTGGGCAGAGTATATTGTTGGTATTCCAGTTGAAATGACTGTGCCGTTGTATGCTTACGGTAATGTTGTCTTACAGGCTAAGCCTCAGGGCTATTTGACCTTACAGGTAGATTCAAATCGCGTTTATCGGTTTGCGCTAAATACACTTGCTTTGATGACAACCACTTATTTGTTGTTGGTTTTGATTATCGCGATTGCAATGACATGGTGTGTTAGCCGGATGATCGTTAGGCCATTGCGTAAAATTGCAATTGAATTGCAAGGCAATCAACCTGTTAATCAAGTGGCCGTATCCAGTTATCATCATGATGATGAGCTTGGTTTATTGGCAAAAGGTTATAATCGTCAAAGAAAACAACAAAATTCAGACTAA
- a CDS encoding serine hydrolase domain-containing protein: MTSIIQQLENLSCGVVLYYHNKPKNSVSTFCARGTSLDNAPLTVDTPLRIASNTKTFTAAAILRLAEMGKINIDDAISNLIDPQYDALLNTQYNTSQITVRHLLSHSSGLFDHADADYLKEVLKRPDYQWSRLEQVEMYVRKQFPFIAPSKSFIYSDTGYILLGDIIERITGKSLGQAVRELLKFDQIGLGNAYWEYLEQPPKSAAPRAKQYLGKFEGTHIHASMDVYGGGGLVMSSKQMAQFLEALFEGQIFVSSKTLETMLSIGSHEDAESYRLGIMVSKVNGITLYSHLGFWGSVAYYAPESKISAAGFVDDKDSRATLISVIESLLTEQ; this comes from the coding sequence ATGACAAGCATAATCCAACAACTGGAAAACTTATCCTGTGGCGTGGTTCTCTATTACCATAATAAACCGAAAAACAGTGTTAGCACATTTTGTGCTAGAGGCACATCATTGGATAATGCTCCACTTACCGTTGATACGCCATTACGTATTGCCAGTAACACCAAAACCTTTACCGCCGCAGCCATTTTACGTCTTGCTGAAATGGGAAAAATCAATATTGATGATGCCATTTCTAACTTAATCGACCCACAATATGATGCATTGCTGAACACCCAATACAACACCAGTCAAATAACCGTTCGCCATTTACTCAGTCACAGTAGCGGATTATTTGACCATGCTGATGCAGATTATCTGAAAGAAGTCCTTAAGCGCCCAGATTACCAATGGAGCCGCCTTGAGCAGGTTGAGATGTATGTGCGTAAGCAATTTCCCTTTATTGCCCCCTCTAAATCATTTATTTATTCAGATACCGGATATATTTTACTCGGTGATATTATTGAGCGAATAACAGGTAAATCCCTCGGACAAGCCGTTCGAGAATTACTTAAATTTGATCAAATTGGGCTAGGCAACGCTTATTGGGAATATTTAGAACAGCCTCCCAAAAGCGCAGCGCCTCGAGCAAAACAATACCTTGGTAAATTTGAAGGGACTCATATTCATGCATCCATGGATGTGTATGGGGGCGGCGGGCTGGTTATGTCCTCCAAACAAATGGCACAATTTTTAGAAGCGTTATTTGAAGGGCAAATTTTTGTTTCATCCAAAACCCTAGAAACCATGTTAAGTATCGGTTCCCATGAAGATGCCGAAAGCTACCGTTTAGGAATTATGGTGAGTAAAGTTAATGGGATAACGCTTTATTCACACTTAGGTTTTTGGGGTTCAGTGGCCTACTATGCCCCAGAGAGTAAAATCAGCGCAGCGGGTTTTGTGGATGATAAAGACTCAAGAGCCACATTAATTAGCGTGATTGAATCCTTATTAACTGAGCAATAA
- the dppD gene encoding dipeptide ABC transporter ATP-binding protein, translating into MALLNVEQLSVHFGDEKAPFRAVDRISYSVEKGQVVGIVGESGSGKSVSSLAIMGLIDYPGKVMADSLKFDGRDLLSIPEKERRQIVGADVAMIFQDPMTSLNPCFTVGYQIMEALKVHQGGSKATRKQRAIDLLDMVGIPDPESRLDVYPHQLSGGMSQRVMIAMAIACRPKLLIADEPTTALDVTIQAQIIELLLELQQQENMALVLITHDLALVAEAAHHIIVMYAGQVVESAKATDIFKHPRHPYTQALLRALPEFASNKSRLASLPGVVPGKYDRPVGCLLNPRCPYATEKCRQEEPMLQTVGDRQVKCHMPLDDMGRPTL; encoded by the coding sequence ATGGCACTGTTAAATGTAGAACAACTTTCGGTACATTTCGGCGACGAAAAAGCACCGTTTCGCGCCGTTGACCGCATCAGCTATAGCGTTGAGAAAGGGCAGGTCGTTGGCATCGTTGGCGAATCAGGTTCAGGAAAATCGGTTAGCTCTTTAGCCATTATGGGGTTAATCGACTACCCCGGAAAAGTGATGGCAGACTCGTTAAAGTTCGACGGTCGCGATTTATTATCTATTCCTGAGAAAGAGCGCCGACAGATCGTCGGTGCAGATGTGGCGATGATCTTCCAAGATCCGATGACGAGTTTGAACCCCTGCTTTACGGTTGGTTATCAAATCATGGAGGCTCTAAAAGTCCACCAAGGCGGCAGTAAAGCAACGCGTAAACAGCGAGCGATTGACCTGCTTGATATGGTGGGGATCCCAGATCCAGAATCGCGGTTAGATGTCTATCCACACCAGTTATCTGGCGGGATGAGCCAACGGGTGATGATTGCGATGGCTATTGCTTGTCGCCCTAAATTATTGATTGCTGATGAGCCAACAACGGCGCTAGATGTAACAATTCAAGCGCAAATCATCGAATTATTGTTGGAATTACAGCAGCAAGAGAATATGGCTTTGGTTCTGATCACCCATGACCTTGCTTTGGTGGCAGAAGCCGCCCACCATATTATTGTGATGTACGCAGGGCAAGTGGTGGAATCAGCAAAAGCCACTGATATTTTTAAGCACCCTCGCCACCCTTATACGCAGGCGCTATTACGCGCATTACCTGAATTTGCCTCAAACAAATCGCGTTTAGCCTCACTTCCTGGCGTGGTTCCCGGCAAATATGATAGACCAGTGGGGTGCTTGCTAAATCCACGCTGTCCATATGCTACAGAGAAATGTCGTCAAGAAGAGCCAATGCTACAAACCGTTGGTGATCGCCAAGTTAAATGCCATATGCCACTGGATGATATGGGGAGGCCAACACTATGA